In the Malaya genurostris strain Urasoe2022 chromosome 1, Malgen_1.1, whole genome shotgun sequence genome, one interval contains:
- the LOC131440230 gene encoding mucin-5AC: MFFGIQLAKMELVSKMFLSALLLTTVVISSGQLISGPRYSLDNMPKTSFSCRDKILGGYYADSETQCQMFHVCVKVAGVGVQDFRFLCPNGTAFDQEAQICADWGDVDCEAATLYYGSNNFDLYRIGSGFESKRAPYAEEEEATFHLQRAETSDARRSKQYIVNQSSKPQGPPVHNPNQFQSVQKPQYRPPPTQTTTTTTSTTPQPSTTSSSSANENYYNNQYQKQIQQKHLQHKQQQLIYNQQQQIQQQQYRQLTAAAATATPAERRQHDEVRSTTPTNFANNQKPQQQRNDHNNDEILRGSHSSNFFNNRNNGKEDLEDDFQRKSTSSSAIQKAPVRPLQSAVNSTRTQQRGRNRGRGTVRAHNLNVVRNEIKPTPPRQTHLQSTTPEDFVDVAKIPNFNRNNNNFRQQPTTVLQPHNSNQINFEQSSPSTPAPFSRGARPVQNFGTNHSSNAFFNKQQTNTTPKQTPVQHFQQYQTTPAAPHGQQYQTPISPSNRANEQFKYNNNQQHASQPNPPTTTHAPNINFQFFNRIQPTDFRPSSSSTTSTVSPPSPQNVNRVTQAPQLYNTGFEHKATERAVVESTVANQDLQRARAQSRVYNVDPGRLSQFNYNEYQGSRASVTTSTTAATTTIATENVTPSTYNPVNYRPQQKPQQIRNHPQSFNQNPFDPRTTTTASVTTSTTTLRPVTNERYQIISRSASDGHTPSTIKKFSTLVPKDQYNPTTFKPNAFSKKALLQFIVQKPEKVQEKPIAAPVKSTLYIPTVPPLSTTTTTTTAAPASRRQSTSFFQQPQKPIQPIISTTTQRSEDINEDDGQYHPELYEKDFYRNRVKAKFNQERKQNQDPLSATRKQSFQQSPVVSQSLSAASDEDEIFRTAHSQNIAASGNDLILERARQAAVKINEFLSSSSVKPTVAAPTKRSSQSSADNQQVNPKPFSKAPTISPHATSTKRPSDDKDEYDYAYYDTGSPDVPEYDVIEEFGRTSKKNSNRASEKRQRN, encoded by the exons CTCTCTTGCTAACAACAGTAGTCATCAGCAGCGGCCAACTGATTTCCGGACCTCGGTACAGTTTAGACAACAtgccaaaaaccagtttttcctGTAGAGATAAAATACTAGGTGGATACTATGCTGACTCAGAAACCCAGTGTCAAATGTTCCACGTGTGTGTCAAAGTAGCTGGCGTTGGT GTGCAAGACTTCAGATTTCTTTGCCCCAACGGCACGGCTTTCGATCAGGAAGCTCAAATATGTGCCGATTGGGGCGATGTCGACTGTGAAGCCGCCACGCTCTATTATGGCAGCAATAACTTCGATCTGTACCGGATTGGGTCCGGCTTTGAAAGCAAGCGAGCCCCGTACGCTGAGGAGGAAGAAGCTACCTTCCATCTGCAGAGGGCAGAAACAA GCGACGCTAGACGTAGTAAGCAGTATATAGTGAATCAAAGCTCAAAACCCCAAGGACCTCCTGTACACAATCCAAATCAATTCCAGTCGGTACAAAAGCCACAATACCGGCCACCACCGACCCAAACTACTACGACCACCACTAGTACAACGCCCCAGCCGTCTACGACATCGTCTTCCAGTGCAAATGAAAATTATTACAACAACCAATAtcagaaacaaattcaacagaaacatctTCAGCACAAACAGCAACAGCTTATCTACAATCAACAGCAGCAAATCCAACAGCAGCAGTATCGACAGCTAACTGCAGCTGCTGCCACCGCCACCCCGGCCGAACGACGTCAACATGATGAAGTTCGTTCTACCACGCCGACTAACTTTGCAAACAATCAAAAACCGCAACAGCAGCGCAACGACCATAATA ATGATGAAATCTTACGTGGATCGCACAGCTCAAATTTCTTCAACAACCGAAACAACGGAaaggaagatttagaagatgatttccaacgaaaATCTACCAGCAGTAGTGCAATCCAAAAGGCACCCGTTCGACCGTTGCAATCCGCTGTAAACTCTACCAGAACCCAGCAAAGAGGACGGAACCGGGGCAGAGGAACGGTTCGGGCCcacaatttaaacgttgtgcgAAATGAAATCAAACCTACACCCCCGCGACAGACTCATTTACAATCAACCACTCCGGAGGATTTTGTAGATGTGGCAAAAATACCAAATTTCAATAGAAACAACAATAATTTCCGACAACAACCTACGACAGTTTTGCAACCACACAATAGCAATCAAATCAATTTTGAACAATCTTCACCGTCAACACCAGCCCCATTCTCACGAGGAGCTCGGCCAGTTCAAAACTTTGGCACCAATCACAGTAGCAATGCCTTtttcaacaaacaacaaaccaaCACCACGCCAAAACAAACCCCAGTGCAACACTTTCAGCAATATCAAACAACCCCCGCAGCACCACATGGCCAGCAATACCAAACACCTATCAGTCCATCAAATCGTGCGAATGAACAGTTCAAATACAATAACAATCAACAGCATGCATCTCAGCCAAATCCACCTACAACCACACATGCTCCGAATATAaacttccaatttttcaatcgtATCCAACCCACCGACTTCCGTCCTTCATCTAGTTCTACTACTAGTACCGTTTCACCACCATCACCACAGAATGTCAACAGAGTAACACAAGCACCGCAACTCTATAACACCGGATTTGAACACAAAGCTACGGAACGAGCTGTCGTCGAATCAACCGTAGCCAATCAGGACCTCCAGCGCGCCCGTGCTCAGTCACGTGTGTACAACGTGGACCCAGGTCGCCTTAGTCAATTTAACTACAATGAATATCAGGGAAGTCGGGCTAGTGTCACGACGAGTACAACGGCGGCTACGACAACAATTGCTACGGAAAATGTTACCCCTTCCACATACAACCCCGTCAATTACCGACCCCAACAGAAGCCTCAACAAATTCGAAATCATCCACAGTCATTCAATCAGAATCCTTTTGACCCACGGACAACGACCACTGCATCGGTTACAACATCCACAACAACGTTGCGTCCAGTCACCAACGAGCGGTACCAGATAATTTCGCGTAGCGCAAGCGATGGCCACACTCCCTCCACAATCAAAAAATTCTCCACACTGGTACCAAAGGATCAGTATAATCCAACAACGTTCAAACCGAATGCGTTCAGCAAAAAAGCTCTGCTTCAATTCATTGTTCAGAAACCGGAAAAGGTGCAGGAAAAACCAATCGCTGCTCCCGTAAAAAGCACACTGTACATCCCTACAGTTCCTCCATTATCGACAACGACAACTACAACCACAGCTGCTCCGGCTTCTCGAAGGCAGTCCACGTCTTTCTTCCAGCAACCGCAAAAACCAATACAACCAATAATCTCAACCACGACTCAGCGATCGGAAGATATCAACGAGGACGATGGCCAGTATCACCCAGAACTGTATGAAAAAGACTTCTATCGAAACCGTGTTAAGGCCAAGTTCAACCAGGAACGTAAACAAAACCAAGACCCCTTGTCTGCTACCCGGAAACAGTCATTCCAGCAGTCGCCAGTCGTATCACAGTCGCTGTCCGCTGCCAGTGATGAAGATGAAATATTCCGAACGGCTCACTCGCAAAATATCGCCGCAAGCGGAAACGATCTGATCCTTGAGCGAGCAAGAcaagctgctgtcaaaattaatgaattcctTTCGTCATCTTCGGTCAAACCAACGGTAGCTGCACCCACCAAAAGATCTTCTCAGTCCTCAGCGGACAACCAACAAGTAAATCCAAAGCCTTTCTCGAAAGCCCCAACGATCTCTCCGCATGCAACAAGCACAAAAAGACCATCGGACGATAAAGACGAATATGACTATGCCTATTATGACACCGGCAGTCCAGACGTTCCGGAGTATGACGTCATCGAGGAATTTGGAAGGACCAGTAAGAAAAATTCGAACAGAGCAAGTGAAAAGCGGCAACGCAACTGA